One Phoenix dactylifera cultivar Barhee BC4 chromosome 14, palm_55x_up_171113_PBpolish2nd_filt_p, whole genome shotgun sequence DNA window includes the following coding sequences:
- the LOC103721215 gene encoding ABC transporter I family member 11, chloroplastic isoform X3 translates to MKTTSIPLLRSAPPLSPIRPVFHSHNPLRLPSKSPALRVSADHYRIEVRRVSYRPPGTQHNLLSEVSFSLPQKSFGLIFGRSGSGKTTLLQLLAGLSKPTSGSINIQRYRNDGNPNGPPQTLSPERVGIVFQFPERYLLADTVLEEVTFGWPRQKADLALREQLALKLQFAINSVGLNTISLEEDPHSLSGGFKRRLALAIQLDLQVQMPDLLLLDEPLAGLDWRARADVVKLLKHLKNELTLLVVSHDLKELSSLVDLSWKMEMGGMLKEEPLPI, encoded by the exons ATGAAGACGACTTCCATTCCCTTGTTACGATCGGCTCCACCCCTGTCTCCAATCCGGCCGGTCTTCCATTCCCACAATCCTCTGCG GCTTCCTTCGAAGTCTCCGGCACTACGGGTCTCAGCCGACCACTACCGCATCGAA GTCAGAAGGGTCAGTTATCGACCTCCTGGGACCCAGCACAACCTATTGAGTGAAGTTAGTTTCTCCCTTCCCCAGAAAAG CTTTGGCCTGATTTTTGGACGAAGTGGAAGCGGGAAAACCACTCTTTTACAG CTTCTTGCTGGACTATCCAAACCTACCTCTGGATCAATCAATATTCAAAGATATAGAAATGATGGAAACCCAAATGGACCTCCACAAACATTGTCACCGGAAAGGGTTGGCATTGTGTTTCAGTTTCCTGAGAG GTACCTTTTGGCTGATACTGTGCTCGAGGAAGTTACTTTTGGCTGGCCAAGACAGAAGGCAGACCTCGCATTGAGAGAACAACTTGCTTTGAAACTTCAATTTGCAATTAATTCG GTCGGTTTGAATACGATCTCCTTGGAGGAAGACCCACATTCTTTAAGTGGTGGTTTCAAGCGGCGGCTggctttggctattcaatta GATCTTCAGGTTCAAATGCCAGATTTGCTGCTACTAGACGAGCCTCTTGCAGGTCTTG ATTGGAGAGCTCGTGCTGATGTTGTGAAGTTGCTAAAGCATCTAAAGAATGAACTAACACTACTTGTCGTGAGTCATGATTTGAA GGAACTATCAAGTCTGGTGGATCTATCATGGAAGATGGAAATGGGAGGGATGCTAAAGGAAGAACCCCTACCTATATGA
- the LOC103721215 gene encoding ABC transporter I family member 11, chloroplastic isoform X4: MKTTSIPLLRSAPPLSPIRPVFHSHNPLRLPSKSPALRVSADHYRIEVRRVSYRPPGTQHNLLSEVSFSLPQKSFGLIFGRSGSGKTTLLQLLAGLSKPTSGSINIQRYRNDGNPNGPPQTLSPERVGIVFQFPERYLLADTVLEEVTFGWPRQKADLALREQLALKLQFAINSVGLNTISLEEDPHSLSGGFKRRLALAIQLVQMPDLLLLDEPLAGLDWRARADVVKLLKHLKNELTLLVVSHDLKELSSLVDLSWKMEMGGMLKEEPLPI; encoded by the exons ATGAAGACGACTTCCATTCCCTTGTTACGATCGGCTCCACCCCTGTCTCCAATCCGGCCGGTCTTCCATTCCCACAATCCTCTGCG GCTTCCTTCGAAGTCTCCGGCACTACGGGTCTCAGCCGACCACTACCGCATCGAA GTCAGAAGGGTCAGTTATCGACCTCCTGGGACCCAGCACAACCTATTGAGTGAAGTTAGTTTCTCCCTTCCCCAGAAAAG CTTTGGCCTGATTTTTGGACGAAGTGGAAGCGGGAAAACCACTCTTTTACAG CTTCTTGCTGGACTATCCAAACCTACCTCTGGATCAATCAATATTCAAAGATATAGAAATGATGGAAACCCAAATGGACCTCCACAAACATTGTCACCGGAAAGGGTTGGCATTGTGTTTCAGTTTCCTGAGAG GTACCTTTTGGCTGATACTGTGCTCGAGGAAGTTACTTTTGGCTGGCCAAGACAGAAGGCAGACCTCGCATTGAGAGAACAACTTGCTTTGAAACTTCAATTTGCAATTAATTCG GTCGGTTTGAATACGATCTCCTTGGAGGAAGACCCACATTCTTTAAGTGGTGGTTTCAAGCGGCGGCTggctttggctattcaatta GTTCAAATGCCAGATTTGCTGCTACTAGACGAGCCTCTTGCAGGTCTTG ATTGGAGAGCTCGTGCTGATGTTGTGAAGTTGCTAAAGCATCTAAAGAATGAACTAACACTACTTGTCGTGAGTCATGATTTGAA GGAACTATCAAGTCTGGTGGATCTATCATGGAAGATGGAAATGGGAGGGATGCTAAAGGAAGAACCCCTACCTATATGA
- the LOC103721215 gene encoding ABC transporter I family member 11, chloroplastic isoform X1 has product MKTTSIPLLRSAPPLSPIRPVFHSHNPLRLPSKSPALRVSADHYRIEVRRVSYRPPGTQHNLLSEVSFSLPQKSFGLIFGRSGSGKTTLLQLLAGLSKPTSGSINIQRYRNDGNPNGPPQTLSPERVGIVFQFPERYLLADTVLEEVTFGWPRQKADLALREQLALKLQFAINSVGLNTISLEEDPHSLSGGFKRRLALAIQLDLQVQMPDLLLLDEPLAGLDWRARADVVKLLKHLKNELTLLVGTIKSGGSIMEDGNGRDAKGRTPTYMMLQVPFPVPLFA; this is encoded by the exons ATGAAGACGACTTCCATTCCCTTGTTACGATCGGCTCCACCCCTGTCTCCAATCCGGCCGGTCTTCCATTCCCACAATCCTCTGCG GCTTCCTTCGAAGTCTCCGGCACTACGGGTCTCAGCCGACCACTACCGCATCGAA GTCAGAAGGGTCAGTTATCGACCTCCTGGGACCCAGCACAACCTATTGAGTGAAGTTAGTTTCTCCCTTCCCCAGAAAAG CTTTGGCCTGATTTTTGGACGAAGTGGAAGCGGGAAAACCACTCTTTTACAG CTTCTTGCTGGACTATCCAAACCTACCTCTGGATCAATCAATATTCAAAGATATAGAAATGATGGAAACCCAAATGGACCTCCACAAACATTGTCACCGGAAAGGGTTGGCATTGTGTTTCAGTTTCCTGAGAG GTACCTTTTGGCTGATACTGTGCTCGAGGAAGTTACTTTTGGCTGGCCAAGACAGAAGGCAGACCTCGCATTGAGAGAACAACTTGCTTTGAAACTTCAATTTGCAATTAATTCG GTCGGTTTGAATACGATCTCCTTGGAGGAAGACCCACATTCTTTAAGTGGTGGTTTCAAGCGGCGGCTggctttggctattcaatta GATCTTCAGGTTCAAATGCCAGATTTGCTGCTACTAGACGAGCCTCTTGCAGGTCTTG ATTGGAGAGCTCGTGCTGATGTTGTGAAGTTGCTAAAGCATCTAAAGAATGAACTAACACTACTTGTC GGAACTATCAAGTCTGGTGGATCTATCATGGAAGATGGAAATGGGAGGGATGCTAAAGGAAGAACCCCTACCTATATGATGCTACAAGTCCCCTTTCCTGTCCCATTATTTGCATGA
- the LOC103721215 gene encoding ABC transporter I family member 11, chloroplastic isoform X2, translating to MKTTSIPLLRSAPPLSPIRPVFHSHNPLRLPSKSPALRVSADHYRIEVRRVSYRPPGTQHNLLSEVSFSLPQKSFGLIFGRSGSGKTTLLQLLAGLSKPTSGSINIQRYRNDGNPNGPPQTLSPERVGIVFQFPERYLLADTVLEEVTFGWPRQKADLALREQLALKLQFAINSVGLNTISLEEDPHSLSGGFKRRLALAIQLVQMPDLLLLDEPLAGLDWRARADVVKLLKHLKNELTLLVGTIKSGGSIMEDGNGRDAKGRTPTYMMLQVPFPVPLFA from the exons ATGAAGACGACTTCCATTCCCTTGTTACGATCGGCTCCACCCCTGTCTCCAATCCGGCCGGTCTTCCATTCCCACAATCCTCTGCG GCTTCCTTCGAAGTCTCCGGCACTACGGGTCTCAGCCGACCACTACCGCATCGAA GTCAGAAGGGTCAGTTATCGACCTCCTGGGACCCAGCACAACCTATTGAGTGAAGTTAGTTTCTCCCTTCCCCAGAAAAG CTTTGGCCTGATTTTTGGACGAAGTGGAAGCGGGAAAACCACTCTTTTACAG CTTCTTGCTGGACTATCCAAACCTACCTCTGGATCAATCAATATTCAAAGATATAGAAATGATGGAAACCCAAATGGACCTCCACAAACATTGTCACCGGAAAGGGTTGGCATTGTGTTTCAGTTTCCTGAGAG GTACCTTTTGGCTGATACTGTGCTCGAGGAAGTTACTTTTGGCTGGCCAAGACAGAAGGCAGACCTCGCATTGAGAGAACAACTTGCTTTGAAACTTCAATTTGCAATTAATTCG GTCGGTTTGAATACGATCTCCTTGGAGGAAGACCCACATTCTTTAAGTGGTGGTTTCAAGCGGCGGCTggctttggctattcaatta GTTCAAATGCCAGATTTGCTGCTACTAGACGAGCCTCTTGCAGGTCTTG ATTGGAGAGCTCGTGCTGATGTTGTGAAGTTGCTAAAGCATCTAAAGAATGAACTAACACTACTTGTC GGAACTATCAAGTCTGGTGGATCTATCATGGAAGATGGAAATGGGAGGGATGCTAAAGGAAGAACCCCTACCTATATGATGCTACAAGTCCCCTTTCCTGTCCCATTATTTGCATGA
- the LOC103721208 gene encoding sphingosine-1-phosphate lyase yields MEDLVLRFRASANSFLSQYEPIALVLGPILALLLARAIHSLLAVIQEKGIKATVLGFLMSSVKLIPGVSSYIESEKRKVVDKLQSGSKSKKDNWRTELPNIGVGREVIQELEDTKSKDVTWQGKCSGTVYIGGTELEGHFALTNEAYSMFSHTNPLHQDVFQSVARFEGEVVAMTAALLGSKEKTSGGQICGNMTSGGTESILLAVKTSRDYMRAKKGITKPEMIIPESAHSAYDKAAQYFNIKVRHVPVNKEFAADVKGIRRCINRNTIMIIGSAPGFPHGIIDPIEELGELASSYGICFHVDLCLGGFVLPFARKLGYPIPPFDFSVKGVTSISIDVHKYGLGPKGTSVVLYRNHELRKHQFVAVTEWSGGLYVSPTIAGSRPGGLIAGAWAAMMSLGLNGYLENTRQIMEVSKKIQKGIEEIPELFVVGKPDMTVVAFGSNAVNIFEVNDIMSSKGWHLNALQRPNSLHICVTLQHVPTFEDFLRDLRDSVRTVKENPGPVSGGLAPVYGAAGTMPDRGMVHELLVEFMDSSC; encoded by the exons ATGGAGGACTTGGTGCTCCGCTTCCGCGCCTCGGCCAACTCTTTCCTCTCCCAGTATGAGCCGATCGCCCTCGTCCTCGGCCCCATCCTGGCCCTCCTCCTCGCCCGGGCTATCCACTCCCTCCTCGCCGTCATCCAGGAGAAGGGGATCAAAGCCACGGTCCTGGGGTTCCTAATGAGCTCCGTCAA GTTGATACCTGGCGTCAGCAGCTACATCGAATCCGAGAAGAGAAAG GTCGTGGACAAATTACAATCTGGCAGTAAGTCTAAAAAGGATAACTGGAGAACTGAGTTGCCGAATATTGGAGTTGGTAGAGAAGTTATACAGGAGCTGGAAGATACAAAAAGTAAGGATGTGACTTGGCAAGGAAAATGCTCCGGTACAGT CTATATTGGGGGAACTGAGTTGGAGGGCCATTTTGCTTTGACAAATGAGGCGTACTCAAT GTTTTCACACACCAATCCATTACATCAAGATGTATTCCAAAGTGTGGCACGATTTGAGGGAGAAGTGGTTGCTATGACTGCTGCACTTCTTGGCAGTAAAGAGAAGACATCTGGAGGACAAATCTGTGGCAACATGACATCCGGAGGAACTGAAAGTATATTATTAGCTGTTAAAACATCACGCGATTATATGAGAGCAAAAAAGGGAATCACAAAACCAGAAAT GATAATTCCTgagtctgcacattctgcatatGACAAAGCTGCGCAGTATTTTAACATTAAGGTACGACATGTTCCTGTAAATAAAGAATTTGCTGCGGATGTTAAAGGTATCAGGCGATGCATCAACCGGAACACGATAATG ATTATTGGATCTGCACCAGGGTTCCCACATGGCATCATTGATCCTATTGAA GAGCTTGGTGAATTGGCATCTAGTTATGGTATTTGCTTCCATGTTGATCTTTGTCTCGGTGGCTTCGTATTGCCATTTGCTCGTAAGCTTGG GTACCCGATTCctccttttgatttttctgtaAAAGGAGTTACATCAATTTCAATTGACGTGCACAAGTATGGACTAGGTCCTAAGGGCACAAGTGTAGTTCTTTACAGAAATCATGAACTCAGAAAG CACCAATTTGTTGCGG TAACCGAGTGGTCAGGTGGGCTTTATGTTTCCCCTACTATTGCTGGAAGCAGACCTGGTGGATTGATTGCAGGGGCTTGGGCAGCAATGATGTCATTAGGACTGAATG GATACTTGGAGAATACAAGGCAGATCATGGAAGTATCCAAGAAAATACAGAAAGG GATAGAGGAGATTCCAGAGTTGTTTGTTGTTGGAAAGCCAGACATGACAGTAGTGGCTTTTGGCTCCAATGCTGTCAACATCTTTGAAGTCAATGATATAATGTCATCAAAGGGGTGGCATTTGAATGCTTTGCAGAGACCTAACAG CCTTCATATTTGTGTGACCCTTCAGCATGTTCCAACGTTTGAAGACTTCCTAAGAGATCTGAGAGATTCTGTAAGAACT GTAAAAGAGAACCCAGGTCCAGTTAGCGGCGGGCTTGCTCCAGTCTATGGTGCTGCAGGAACGATGCCTGATAGAGGCATGGTGCACGAGTTACTTGTAGAATTCATGGACAGCTCCTGCTAG